Genomic segment of Lasioglossum baleicum unplaced genomic scaffold, iyLasBale1 scaffold1445, whole genome shotgun sequence:
aacgCCCACCAGCCTGGTTTATAATTTGTTGCTTTCAATATACGACCCCATAAAGTTACCTGTATAGCATAGCGTACATGTATCGCACATTtcatgaaaattaaatttcgtTTAATTTTACCATAGaccttaataaatttaatttaagtaATAAATGTTAGATTATTTTTcctttaaatgcataaagaaattACATACACTCTCCTCTGCAATTCTAGCACGGCGTACTTCGAATGTATCATCTGCCCATCTTTTTGCTACTTCTTCACTGTCAGTAACGAGAATATTGTCAAAAAGGATATCTGTAGATATTGACCATAACTCAAAACCACAGCACTCTAcaagtataaatatttaatacaaacCACATTCAAAGAGTATTCAAAACTTTGCGCAGAAGTATAATATATGAAAACATACGATAGGCATCATCTGGAATGGTTTTTTCATCATTAAAGTAATTAGGATTATGTATTAGTCTTGGCTTCCATTTTCCCTTATAATTAGGATTGTTAATCAAAGGTGGTGACCATTTGCCTTTATATCGAGgattctttttcattttttgtttaTATTGTCCACATCCGGGTGCATCTGCACTTTTGGATTTGGTATTTCTGGAGGTTCCCATTCTCCATCCATTTCACATCCCAATCTTCAGGTTTGATAGCATCAGGATTGGGAATCATTGGTAGTTCATCTTCAAGCCATCCTTCAGGCATAATATCATCTTCATCGACAATTTGTGCTGGAGCATCCTCATCCCAATCATCTGGTTTGACAGCAGATAGATTAGGAATCTTTTCTCTGTCATCCCAGTCTTCTGGCTGAACATCAGTAGGATCTTCTATTTCTAAAGGTGGATTAACTGGTGGAGTAAAATCATCCAACAAGGATCCAGAATTGTACTATCTTATTATCAATTTTGATTTCAAAACTATTATCTGGTCGGATGATCAAAGTATATAGGTGAAATTGCTTATCTTTAAAGAAATCTTCCAAACGCTCTCGTGGTTTTTTACTATGTTTTTCCTCTATAGAACCATTTAAAGGATTTTTGTGTCGAAAAATAAAATGCAACTAAATTAGAGAAAAGCAGTtagttttaattaatttaatgtaattttgcaaaattaatatttttcgtgTTATGTACCTTGTGATCATTTCCACATTTATCAGGgccaaacattatagtataaggAGTTTTATCATGGAATATCTTTAAATCTTGATGCTCTGGATCCAAAGTAAGTAATTTTAAATAAGCACCACCACATTCTTGGCCTTCTTGGAAATTTACTTCATATTGTACAATTAATGGTTTATCATTGAAGTAAAATGGTTTTGATAACATAGTCGATATAGCAGCATGTCTTGCTTTACTCTTAAGAGCTAATCCTAAATCTCCTTCTTGTGCATGCTTTTTGGTTCTTCTATAGACCAAATTCCTATGTAAATAATATACATTATAGTTTTATGTCACTAAGtatatataaacaattgaaaccaaaaataaaaaaataaccaTCATATTTTGCTATATCTTCATCTATAGAGTTTTTTTTGGCTTCTGATATAACCCaagattttttaaacttttcttCATCATCAAATGTTTCTACCAAATATGCGAAACCTGAGATCTCAGGTGTTTTATAAACTACCTTGGATGCTACATTTTGATCAACATTATCATTCTCATTAGCACTAATAATACTATACAGTAGACATAAATAAATGGTTAAATTCGTTACAAGTCTGGCCATCTCATAttcctaaaaataaaaaaatagaacttGATATTGAATGAAAATTAATCATAAAGtaaaactgaataaaattaGTCTCTTACCAAATTTAATCGTCGCGCATTGATTCCCTAGTGAACGCTGTGAGAAGAAAATCACGACACACCGttagtaatttaattaaataataatggtaatttaattatattgaaaaGAATGTCTTTTTGCAGCTATACGTTCCAAAAAGCAACGACAATGCCTAAATCGAGGCACACGATGAAAAATAGAATACTTCacctaattaaattaattaaattatcaaATCAGGTAGCTAATAGtcgattgaaataataaaatagaaaaattaattaattggactatttttaaaattagattCAAATAAGTTGCTATGGCTTTTTTTCACTCGAAAAAAAATTGATCGACTCTTTAAGAAAAGTATTCCATTCACATATTCTCTGACGTGTGATATCCATGTAACATACCGTTTCCCTTGAACATCGCATCATAAAACCCTGTCACAGTGACTCCCAATACGAGACATAAAATTCTCCAGAGTGAAAAAAATTCTAACATTAATAAATGTTAATTCATATCTTATAATTGTTTCGAAAAACCTTCAAAAAGATGTAGAAGTAAAAACAATAtacctttttttttaaaagaatcATTAAATATTGGGGATTTTTAACAATTGTATGttataatagaaaaaaaatagtactaataatatggttatatttttttttgtaacgATATTCTAACGAAATATCAAATGTCGTTGTGTGATAACCACTGTCGGTAATCCCACATACGATAATGTGAAATATAATATCAAATTCAAGTTGCATagtttacatgaaacaattttttaattaaaaacgatAAACGATCCTGTTATTTTATTACAAGCGTAAATAActttaaatatgaaaattataattagaattATAACAAacgaattattttaatattcatataattaATATAGTTCATGAAAATATAGCAAGaagtacataaaattaaaaagaagtatttaagtatttttttcaatttaacaataaaaataaattcaatttgaaaaataattatatatttttttattgtaaattcAAAAAGTGGGTCAATATGGCCATTCAAGTTTACAACGTTTTCTAATTCTCGACATAGTTGTAAGATGACGCTTAGTTCGTTGCATCGACGAAACTTGGGGGAGTTTCTAAGCCCCGTGTATGATCTATAAGTGCACCCATCATTATATTAATTGTTTGCAGGGCTCCTACATTGGGGTCAACTCTTCTCGATTCGAATGATTTATTCCTCCGCTCTACATATGAAAAAGTCCGAAATATTCGCGGTAGAGGCGTCGGATAACAATTGAAGTTAAAACAATCGTAAACGACTCGAGGATTTGCGTAATCAATAAAAATGATTGTTAGTACACTTGATACGCAAACCAAAACGTTGATCGTATTCAAAACGAAAATTTAATACGAATCCAGTGGGTGAACATTCCGAGGCCAGTGAGAGACCAGTGTTTCAAATGTAAATAGAAGAAAATCAGCTGAATTAaagaaaaacgaagaaaaagagTTAACCGCGTGTGACCAGGAAGCAGACTTCGAAAGGAATTTTTTTATCTCTAGAGacgaaacgagagagaaagaggaataaaaagaaaaagacagAAAAAACGAAATATCAGAACTGAAATGCTAcatgatgaaaatttgttcGTCATAGCGAGCGTTGTGTGTTGATTCAATTTTTTTCGTTGGTGTGCGCTACAGCAAGcattattttatgtatacgATGATAGAATTCCCCGTTGGTGGAAGCCAACTGTGACACAGTGTTTTGTTTCGTGATTGAACGATCGATGCTACGATGTCTTGGTCCTCGTGTTTTACAATCTGAAAAGGGGTTTgtggatttcttttttttgtagGTATTCGTCGTCTTGGTTGTTAGAGCGGAACGTTAAAAAACTTAAACGTTATATTTCACGGTTATCTCGACGAAAATCTGTAGAAAGTAAAAGTTATCTGcaacaagaaaaatatttacacacaaacaggagaatcacaggatggcaTCATCTATGGTGGCTGTTCCTTCTGGAACAGCATCAGTCTCAGCTGGAACTGGTATTACACAGAATGAAGAAGTGGAGAATGGGGATGTGTTTCAGCGAACGAAATATAAACACAGTTACTGGTTGTAGTGAAACCTCTAATCCAGGAGATGCTTTGGAGGAGATAAACTGTGGTACCAGTGAAACTGGTGATCAAGAATGCGCTATTTGCAGGAGCAAACTTTGTTCTCCACGAGTGCTCTCTTGTCTTCATGTATTTTGTGAAGCTTGTTTAGATAAGCTCTTGATGGACGAGGCAGGTGACTCAAAGGTTAGCTCTGTCCTGATCTGCCCTCTCTGTCAACAAGAAACTTCCATTAGTTCTAAGGGTGCCGCATCACTGACATGCGACTATGTTTTAACTAATATACTTGACATGTCCGCAATTGAGAACATGGCTGTACTCTGTACCTCGTGTAAAGCCAAAGAGAGTGCGGTTGCACGTTGCTCGGACTGTGCCAACTTCTTATGTCCGAATTGCAATACTGCGCACCAGTTTATGCGTTGTTTTGAAAGTCACAAGGTAGTGGCCTTTGAAGATCTAAAGCAATCCAACgaagctataccaatacatAAACCTATTTTTTGCGAGTATCATCCTTCTGAGAATATGAAGTTTTACTGTTATACTTGCCAGGTAGTTAGCATATTATTGCTTGATTTTACAATCACTTATTAAAACTTATTAAAAATATCTGAGGCCCCATACAAAGTATGGATTATGATTAAACTTCagttttattttgttattactttattagtaataaaaattaaatactgtaaaatgtattttgttGATTGTTTAATTTAGGAACCTATATGCAACGAGTGTTTGCTTATCGAACATAAAGCACCAGAGCATCAATATGAACGATTAGTGGATGCAGAACCACGTCAGAAAGAAGAATTAATAAAACTGATGAATGAGAGCAAAGCAAGCATTGCAGGACTATGATCAAGTGTCTGCACAATTAGAAATGCACTTAGTGAACTACAAGCACAACATGATCAAGCTAAAGATCTAATTGTAGAGACATTTCAAAGTTATAAAGCTGTTTTAGAGAAATGTCGAGACAATGCATtagttgaacttgaaaagttaCACTCAGATAGAGAATTAGAAATAATGGATACATTTCATAGGTTAGAGAAATGTTTTTACGGTAATaaatagttattaattttttttaacagatattttccaaaaaattattcatttataCAGTGTTGCAAAAACAGTGGAGAAGATAGAAGATGCTTGCCGCTTTACCTCCAGGCTTCTTGAGCATGGTGATGCTGTGGAGATACTTGCACTTCGTCGTATTGTAGGA
This window contains:
- the LOC143220693 gene encoding LOW QUALITY PROTEIN: calnexin-like (The sequence of the model RefSeq protein was modified relative to this genomic sequence to represent the inferred CDS: inserted 3 bases in 3 codons; deleted 1 base in 1 codon; substituted 1 base at 1 genomic stop codon) — its product is MARLVTNLTIYLCLLYSIISANENDNVDQNVASKVVYKTPEISGFAYLVETFDDEEKFKKSWVISEAKKNSIDEDIAKYDGIWSIEEPKXHAQEGDLGLALKSKARHAAISTMLSKPFYFNDKPLIVQYEVNFQEGQECGGAYLKLLTLDPEHQDLKIFHDKTPYTIMFGPDKCGNDHKLHFIFRHKNPLNGSIEEKHSKKPRERLEDFFKDKQFHLYTLIIRPDNSFEIKIDNKIVNSGSLLDDFTPPVNPPLEIEDPTDVQPEDWDDREKIPNLSAVKPDDWDEDAPAQIVDEDDIMPEGWLEDELPMIPNPDAIKPEDWDXEMDGEWEPPEIPNPKXADAPGCGQYKQKMKKNPRYKGKWSPPLINNPNYKGKWKPRLIHNPNYFNDEKTIPDDAYQCCGFELWSISTDILFDNILVTDSEEVAKRWADDTFEVRRARIAEESVTLWGRILKATNYKPGWWALYFIYCAIPVMFYIWYLLKRVREWSIWRQIGIFTAEHPWMWGIYIIALGFPILLIMYCCCFAFSGXYDLKDEDKQPLEANEQTAPKEEKTENPLSSTKTEEDTEKVNENEEILESEENDKPAIGGDGPRRRKPNKE